The Trichoderma breve strain T069 chromosome 2, whole genome shotgun sequence DNA segment TCAGTCATCTCCTTCAGGGGTAGTCTTGTAATCGACGTCCATCTCGAAGCTCCGTCAAAGTGAGACCGTCTGTTGGTAGTTCTCTGCGCATGCCTGTACGTCCGGTGTTTCCAGTGGGAATAGCACGACCACAAAAGATATGCTCGTGCGATTGCTGAGCGCCCATTTTATGTATGATTTGGCGTCATCATCCCATATCCTTCCTTCCACAATCCAACCCAAAAGCAGCCTCTCCgcagaaacaaaaacaattCGCCGGCAATTTTCGTGTTGTATCAAAGACACTAATGCACGCCAATtttcaaaagaagaagaaaaggagccGAAGGCTCTTTTGCGAGGCAACATGCCAAAGTGAATAACTTTTGGAGAGCTGTGATGCAAATGCTCGGTGTAAGGCACGTCATCTCATTGCGAGAGGAGTCGTTAATCATCAAACAACGCAAAATGACCATCATGGGTACTCGGCGACGTTGGATATGGAGCCATTCTGTGCTTCCATCAATGGAACCCATTTGCGTGCCAAGGTGGGGCCATCTGGGTTACCATACGGCAACATCTCTTCCTGCCATCCCAGGGCTGTCCACCAGCCCAAATCTCTCGGCTCTGGGCTGCAGAGGCCTGCCCGGATCGCTTCTGCATCGGGAACTCGACCGGACAGTACGGCCTCCAAGACCCTACGGCGGCGCGATTCGCGTTCCTCTACGGCAATCTTGATAATGCGATAGCGGGATTCGGTATTTGCCCAACCATTGACGTTGCCTGATCCAGAAGATTCTAGTATCATTTTGAGCTGAGTGAACGGTATCTCGACGAGGATACGGGACAGAATCGAAAATGATGCCGGCTGTGCAGCGCGGGTGGCTTTGGGCGTGTTTGCATCGGCCAAGCTCTTAGCTTCCGAGAAGGATAAGTCGCCAAACTGGATGCCGTTGAGCTTTTGAGGACGGCGTCCCTTGCCCAGCTGCACAATGGATCCCTCAGCTGATGCCGGGGGTATCCCGTtgtcaagagcatctttgGCCAAAGGTGGTGGGTTGATTGGTAGCCTGCCATATGGCACAAATTCCATGGCCTCGGTGTCGAAGTTAAAGTGCGAGGGGAAATTGTGAACCAAAAAGGTGACAACGGCGTTGAGAAGGACTTGCGATCCGTTGCCATACTGGTAAATTTCATGAGAGCCCTTATCCCGATATCCATCCAACGCAAATTCCAATACTCGCTCCAATGTCTCCCAGGTTAAGAGGTGGGTGGCCACTTCACAGCCGCGTCGGACAACCGGAGTCCAGTCAAGGAGGTGGCCAGCAGCGGCATATGAGATTGCAAAGTCAATTTGTTCATTTACCGATCCGGCAGCCGTCACGTCGCCGGAGTCCATGCCAACGCGGCGAGGAGGGGCATGAAGCAATGGCAGTCCGTATAGGCGCTGAACTGCCATGTAGAATGAATCCGAACGGATCCACTTGCTGCCCGTCTCTAGAAGAAGAGTTTGCGGAGATCTATCGTTGGGGGACGCCTGGAAAGTTTGCTTCTGCAAGAGGTTGAAAAGCTGGGCGCTGCGAGCAAAGATCAATCGATGGCCAGGGATCCGAACAGGTGCTGCCCTGTCGTCGGTGTATCGAAGTTCCAGAGTACAATCAGACAGCTCAGGAGAACCAAATTGTTGCTGTAGGTATCCAATAAATCCATCAGCATTGTCGCCCTGGGCCATAGGGGGAGGCAGGCTTGGGTTAGGCATCATCCGAGGGTAGTCTGGCAGTCCATACATTCTCCCCTGGGGATTTTGACCTTGAGCCTCGTCGGAAGGCCCAACACCGTTATGCATAGCTCCAGGACGATATTGATTATACATGGCCGTCTCTTCTTGGTGAGCTGAAGACTGGGAGTCGTGAAAGCTATGCGGCGTCGATGGTCCTAGTGTATTACCATACGGATGATATGAATCCATCGGCGCATAAGCCATCGGTCGGCCATAGCCGTCAAAGTTAGCGACGGCCATCATGTCTGCGCCGTATGGCACCATGGGTGGGAAGCCATTTCCATTGTGAGGCATCATGGGGTGTGGTCGTCCATCCGGCATTGGCATACCAGGCGGTGGCGCAATACCTCCGGAGTGTGGAGGCGCCGGCGAGGAGCTTTGAGAATCGTGAAAGGCTCCAAAGTGAATGCTGCCGTTGCTTGCATGGGCTTGATGCATGTGAGGTGGGCCGTTTGGCAAAGGAGGCCTGGGCCCATGGGACAGGTCCCCGTTCGCCACAATGCCCATCGAGCGATGAGCTGGTTGGaaaggcggcggcatctggTATCGAGTTGGAGATACAGGCGGAGGAGGTTGAGCGGAGACAAGCTTGACCGGGGGGTATTGAGCTATGGATGAGTATTGTCATTAGCTTCAAAGCTCGGTATATTGACAGTCACGATGGGAGCTTACCTAGCCTCTGCCTTGGCTCATCTTGGACAGCGCCCATCCCAGGACCGTGGAACTTGGTCTGCATCTCAGAAGAAGCTTCGTGAGCGATCGGTGCAGGAGTTTCTGCATTTGCTGGCTGTACAGCGTAGTTTGTCGAGGTCGTATCGTTGCCAGTAGCTCGGTCGACAGGTGCAACGGGCTTGCTGCTAGCAATCACGACTTCTTTGGCTGTATCAGAAGCTATCATGTTAACGGTCGGATCAGCAAGGACAGGTTTCTCCGGCAAGGGTAAGCACAAGACAAGATGACAAGGTGCTGGCTCGCCCTCCTCGTCCAAGGAAGAATCACTTCATGTAGAACTTACCACCGGCGTTCTTAATAGCAGATTTCAATTCTGGGCTGCCAGCCGAAAGGGATTCGCTAGCATGGGGCGTGTCTGCAATCAGAGTAGGCGAAGACTGGTTCACTTCGTGGGGTCGCACTTCCAGAGAGCTGTTTCGAGGACTGTCCTCTGGCTTGACGTTGTTGATCAcgggagctgctgctgctgctgctgcggcagCCTGGCGTTTAACGTACGGCAGAGGAATCGCAGGAATGACGGGCTTGGGCATCTGCTTGCTGGAGACAACAGCAGGCCTGCGAGACTTGACAGATCCGTTGGGGGGCGCCATGGTGGTCGATCGAGGGAGCCAAATCTGATGGATCGAACTGGTGCGGCGAGTGGGCTGAGAGCCTTGCTCAAAATCCGCAGGTCGGCGAGGGGCAGGGGAGGCCTTGGATTTCCGATCGCCCGCGCGCCAGACCTGGACGTCAAATCTGGAGATGTCGGCAAAGAGGCATCAGTCCAGTCCTGGTCAATGCCAGAAAACGTCGCCTTGGGCCAGAGGCTGAGGCAGCGCTGGCGGCAGTTGGGAGGTGGGATGCCAGGGAGAAGCAATGGAACATAGAAGTCAAGTCAAGCAGCTGAAAGAGGAGTTCGTTCGCTTTGGCAGTGATGACACTAAATCGGGCCTGCGTCTAAGCAATTTTTTCTCCCCGCAGAGGCTGCACCTCATGCCTGTGCGCCTGCTCTAGCTACTATGGAACCTACCCGACTAATACTGAGACACTCACTACTAAGAAATTGCTCCCTGCCGATGGATGGCTTTTCGTTGGCGGCTTAATTTCGGGACCAACTTGCAGCACAGGCGACACAAGGGTCTTGCCACTTTGTATGAGGTCAGGTCATATATCGATATGTACTGAGGCTGGCTGGATGCAAGGGGCGAAGGAGCTGATCTTTCTTCCCGACTATGATCAAAATCATCTACTAATAATGCCTAACGATTAATGGCATCTGCCCTGCAATGAACTAGGTACCTCTACTAAACAATGCCGTGTAACTTAGTACGGACTAAGGTAAGCAAGTCCTGTTCGCGTTGTTTAGTTTCCGGTACGGGGTCGATGATGTGCATCATTCCATCCATGATTGGCATCGATAATATCGAGCCTTGGCAAGAAATGGGACAGATGGTCAGACAACCAGGGCATAAAACAACATACGAGTAGACAAGCTTCATGAATCGCAATCTGAAATACCAAAACTCAATTATAAATTGTACCCATTTACAACCCAAAACGCCGCTCTTGAAATGTCTGCCTCCAGGCCGCTGCGGGCTGTTTCGTTGTATACCCTGTATCCTCTGCATATAACCACGCTTAAATGTAATCAAGCCAGAGTTTCGTTACCGCTTACCAGCCTTGCAATCAGTACGTAGATGAATATCGCCGCACCCGCAACAAGCAGTTTGTTCCGGTAAAgccagcctcggccagcATCCCGCTGTTGTACAACAGCATCTACCACGGCCTGGGCCTGGTTACCACTCGAAGCAGCAATGCCTAGCTGAGGTCCGCAGGAAGAGCCATTGTCGCCATCTGCTCGGTTACCGGTGGCCGCATCCACCTTGTGTTTCCTCATCCACTCCCAATTCTCAAGATCCACCTCTGGCCACTCTGAGCGGAATTTGGCGCCTCCATCGCCGGCCTTGACGTTGCCCTTAGTAGCAATATTTCCTCTAGCTTGCGATCCACCGCCAGTCGAGTTCCACCACCGCGATCGTGAAGCGAGAAACTTACGCTCGG contains these protein-coding regions:
- a CDS encoding ubiquitin-conjugating enzyme domain-containing protein; its protein translation is MASKAAHKRLTREFKSISENPPPYITAHPSESNILEWHYIITGPEDTPYHGGQYWGTLIFPPNYPFAPPAIRMHTPSGRFQPSTRLCLSISDFHPKSFNPAWEVSTILIGLLSFMTSDEMTTGSVSASSAERKFLASRSRWWNSTGGGSQARGNIATKGNVKAGDGGAKFRSEWPEVDLENWEWMRKHKVDAATGNRADGDNGSSCGPQLGIAASSGNQAQAVVDAVVQQRDAGRGWLYRNKLLVAGAAIFIYVLIARLVSGNETLA